In Paramicrobacterium humi, the genomic stretch GAGGCCCGGGAGGCCGTCGCCGAATGGGCGTCCCGCGCACTGTCACGGTATGAGAACGGTTCCTCCGACTCAGCCAGCTGAGGGCGTTAGACTTGTCCGACATTCCAGTGATGGGAAACACATGCTTGGCAATCTCAACGGATGGCACCTTGTCATCATCCTCTTCCTCGTCTTGCTGCTGTTCGGCGCGCCGAAGCTGCCGGGACTCGCCCGCAGCATCGGCCAGTCCATGAAGATCTTCAAGAGCGAGGTCAAGAGCAACGACGAGCCGGGCACGCCTGCCCCCGGCCCCGACGCTCCGCGCGACGAGGTGCGACACCCCGGGCCAGCGGCCGACACGCCGCGTCCCGACTCCTCGTCCGACGAACCGACCTCCAAACCCTGACCGGTCGTGACCGAACGTTTCGCTCGCTCCAAGAAGACGAAGCCCGCGAAGGACCCTGAGGGGCGCATGAGCCTGGCCGAGCATCTGCTCGAGCTGAGGAAACGGCTGTTCATCTCGGCGATCGCGATCGTCGTGGGCATGGTCGCCGGATTCGTGCTGTCGAACATCATCATCGACCTGATGTCGGCGCCGATTCGCGAGATCGCGGAGTCGAAGAACGCGAGCTTGAACTTCGACACCGTGACAAGCGGCTTCGACCTGCACATGAAGGTCGCGCTCACGGTGGGACTCGTCATCTCTGCGCCAGTGTGGCTCTATCAGATCTGGGCGTATCTGGTTCCGGGGCTCAAGCGCACAGAGATCACCTACGTTCTCGGCTTCCTGTTGAGCGCGATTCCACTGTTCTTCGCCGGCTGCGCCGCCGGCTGGTTCGTCATGCCGCACATCGTGGAGCTCATGGCGGGCTTCACCCCGGGCGACGCTTCGAACCTCTACCAGGCCGGGTACTACTACGACTTCATCCTGAAGCTCGTTCTCGCCGTCGGCATCGCGTTCGTGCTCCCCGTGTTCCTCGTTCTGCTGAACTTCGTGGGGGTGCTCTCGGCGAGGGCGATCATCAAGGGGTGGCGCATCGCTCTCCTCGTGATCATGCTCTTCTGCGCCATCGCCACCCCGGCGGCTGACGTCATCTCGATGTTCATGCTGGCAGTGCCCATGATCGTTCTCTACTTCGCCGCCTACGGTGTCGCGTTCCTTCGTGATCGCTGGCGGGATAAGCGAGCCGCCGCGATCGACGCCGAGTACCGCCAGTGACGGCGAGCGCTTCCGAGCGGTACAGCTTCGCGACGAACGCGTCGGCGTCGCTGCGGTCGTTCCGTGCCACGCAGCGCTTCGACCTCGATCCGTTCCAGCTGGCCGCCTGCACTGCTCTCGACGCGGACCGCAGCGTGCTCGTCGCGGCGCCGACGGGCGCGGGCAAGACGATCGTCGCCGAGTACGCCATCCATCTCGCGATGCGAGAGGCGAACGCGAAGGTGTTCTACACGGCGCCCATGAAGGCGTTGAGCAACCAGAAGTACACGGAGCTCGTCGAGCAGTACGGCGCCGACAGTGTGGGCCTGCTCACCGGCGACACAAACGTGAACCCGCGAGCCCGCATCGTCGTGATGACGACGGAAGTGCTGCGGAACATGCTCTACGCCGATTCGGACCTGCTCGGCGGGCTCGCGTTCGTCGTGCTCGACGAGGTGCACTACCTCGCGGACCGCTTCCGCGGGGCCGTGTGGGAAGAGGTGATCATTCATCTCCCGCAGGGCATTCGCCTCGTCGCCCTGAGCGCGACGGTCTCGAACGCGGAGGAGTTCGGGGCGTGGCTGCAGACCGTCAGGGGCGACACGGAAGTCATCGTCTCCGAAGAGCGGCCGGTTCCCCTCGAGCAGCACGTGCTGATGCGCGGCCGCTTGCTCGACCTGTTCGCGTCGACATCGCACGACGACACCGCCGACGTGAACCCGGAGCTGGTTCGACTAGCCCAGTTCGGCGGGCGGTCGCCGACGAACAAGCAATACCGTGACGTGAGCCGGTACAACCAGCGGCGCAGCCCGCGGCGCATCCCTCGAATGAACCGCGACGCGATGGTTGAGCTGCTCGACGAGCACCGGCTCCTTCCCGCGATCTTCTTCATCTTCAGCCGGAAGGGCTGCGATCAGGCCGTGGAGCAGATCCTCCGCTCCGGACTGCGCCTCACCGATCAGGAGGAGAGGGCTCAGATCCGCGAGTTCGCGGAGGAGCGCTGTCGCACCCTTCCCGACGAAGACCTCGGGGTACTCGGCTACTGGTCCTGGCTGGAGGGCCTGCAACGCGGCATCGCCGCCCACCACGCCGGAATGCTGCCGGTGTTCAAGGAGGTCGTGGAGGAGCTGTTCCGCCGCAAGCTTCTCAAGCTCGTCTTCGCGACAGAGACGCTCGCGCTCGGTATCAACATGCCCGCGCGAACCGTCGTGCTCGAGAAGCTCGAGAAGTTCAACGGCGAAGCTCGCGTGCGCATCACTCCCGGGGAGTACACGCAACTCACCGGCCGAGCCGGTCGGCGCGGCATCGATGTGGAGGGGCATTCGGTCATCCAGTGGCATGAGAGCCTGCACCCGCAGGACGTCGCTTCGCTCGCCTCCAAGCGCAGCTACCCGTTGACCTCGAGTTTCCGGCCCACCTACAACATGGCCGTGAACTTGATCTCGCAGTTCGGGCGCGCCAGGACCCGGGAGGTCCTGGAATCCTCCTTCGCCCAGTTCCAGGCCGATCGCGCGGTTCTCGAGCTCGCCCGAACCGTGCGCGAGCAGGAGGCATCCCTCGCGGGCTACGAGGAGGCCATGACGTGCGATCGCGGCGACTTCCGCGAATACGCGGCCATGCGACGCGAGCTGACCGACCTCGAGCGCAAGAGCGCGGCCGTCCACGGCATGTCCCACGCCCAGCGGGAGAAGCGGCAGCGCCGTATCGCCAGCTTGCAGAAGCAGCTGCGGGCGCACCCGTGCCACCGGTGCCCCGATCGGGAGAACCACGCACGCTGGGCGGAACGCTGGTGGAAGCTCCGCCGGAAGACCGACGAGCTCAACCGCCGAATCGCCGCGCGAACCGGCGCCGTCGCGGCCGTCTTCGATCGCGTCACGGATGTGCTCGTGTCTCTCGACTACCTGCAGACCACGGATGACGGGCGACTCGAGCCGACCGATGCAGGGGAGGTGCTCGCCCGCGTCTACGGAGAACGGGATCTTCTCGTCGCCGAGTGCCTGCGCAGCGGCATCTGGGACAATCTTGACCCGGCGGCCCTCGCCACGATCGTCTGCTGCCTCATGTACGAGCCGCGCCGTGATGACGCGGAGTATGCCGAGCAGTACCTGCCGCGAGGCGCATTCCGTCGCGCGCTGCGCGAGACGCGCCAGATCTGGGCGGATCTCGACGCGGTCGAGGAGGAGCACCGGCTCACGCGCTCCGAGCCCCCGTCCACCGGGCTCGCACCGGCGATGCACATGTGGGCGCGCGGCGCCTCACTGGATCGCGTCCTCATCGAAGCTGACATGGCGGCCGGCGACTTCGTGCGCTGGTGCCGGCAGACGATAGATCTTCTCGATCAGATCTCGGGCGTCGCGTCCCCTGAGCTCGCTGTCAAAGCCCGCTCCGCTCTCGAGTCGGTGCGACGCGGAATCGTCGCCTACAGCACGATCTGATTCACAGGATGAGGGCCATAGGCTGGGAATCGTGCCACAGCCCGCGCTTCTCGCTCCTCCCGTGACCCGGCCCGTGATTCCGCTCGTTCCGGCGCTCATCGTGGCTGCGGCCGCCGGTCCCGTCTACGACGCGGGGTTCCCCGACAAGAACGTGTGGCCCCTCGCTTTCGTCGGCATCGGCATGCTCCTCGTGACGTTCATCGGCCGCCGCGCGGGCACGTCACTCCTCGTCGGCTTCGTCGGGGGCCTCTCGTTCTACCTCACCCACATCTTCTGGGCGACGCTGTACCTCGGGCCGGTGCCGTGGCTCGCGCTCTCCGTCGTCGAGTCGTTGTTCTTCGCCGCGGGCGCGCTGCTCATCACGCTCGCCTATCGCTGGATGCCGCGCGTGTGGAGTTCACCCGCGGCGCGCCTCGTCGGTGTTCCCGCCGTCGCCGCCGCCCTGTGGACGGCACGGGAGGCTGTCGCGAACGTCTGGCCATACGGCGGCTTCGCATGGGGGAGAGCGGCGCTCAGCCAGTCCGAGTCTCCCTTCGCGGCGCTCGCGTCATGGCTGGGGCTGTCGGGGCTGAGCTTCGTCATCGTCCTGATCGCCGCGGTCCTCGTGCAGCTGCTGCGGGAACCCGGCGCTGTGCGCCCCTGGTCCTTCATGCTTCCCGCCGTGCTGATCACGGCGGTGCTCGCGGTTCCGATGTGGCCGACGCAGCAAGTGGGCACAACGACGATCGCGGCGGTGCAGGGCAACGGAAAGGCAGGCTACTTCGACTCGCGGGAACCCGGCGATCTCCTCAAGGCGCAGCTCACAGCATCCGCTCCCGTCATCGGCACGCCGATCGACATGATGGTGTGGCCGGAGAACGGCACGGATCTCGATCCCACCCGCAACAGCTCGGCCGCGGTGGCGCTGAGCCTCCTGAGCCAGGCGCTCGGCGGCGCACCGATCATCACCGGGACGATCACGGAGCGGCACAAGCTGTACTACAACACGTCGCTCCTGTGGCAGAACGGCGGAGTCGCCGACTACTACGACAAAGTGCACCCGGTTCCGTTCGGAGAGTATGTGCCGGACCGGTCTTTCTGGGAACCGCTCGCCCCTGATCTGATCGGGCTGATTCAACGCGACTACCAGCCCGGCACCCGCGATTCGGTCATGGACGTGAACGGGCGCATCGTCGGGATCTCGATCTGCTTCGACATCGTCGATGACGCGCTTGTGCGCGACACGATCGACCGCGGTGCGCAGATCATCCTCGCGCAGACGAACAACGCCGACTTCGGCCGCACGGACGAGAACGAGCAGCAGCTCGCGAACGCCCGGCTCCGCGCCATCGAGACGGGGCGGGCTCTCGTCAACATCTCCAGCGTGGGACAGAGCCAGATGATCGCGCCGGACGGCTCGACGCTGCAGGAGATCCCCGCCTACCGGCCGGGGCACATGGTGCAGGCGATGCCGCTTATGCGCGGAACCACCCCTGCCGTGCTTCTTGGCGGGCAGATCGAACTGTTCATCGCGCTGCTGGGTCTCGGAACGCTCGTGGCCGCCGGCGTATTCGCCAGGC encodes the following:
- the tatA gene encoding twin-arginine translocase TatA/TatE family subunit → MLGNLNGWHLVIILFLVLLLFGAPKLPGLARSIGQSMKIFKSEVKSNDEPGTPAPGPDAPRDEVRHPGPAADTPRPDSSSDEPTSKP
- the tatC gene encoding twin-arginine translocase subunit TatC is translated as MSLAEHLLELRKRLFISAIAIVVGMVAGFVLSNIIIDLMSAPIREIAESKNASLNFDTVTSGFDLHMKVALTVGLVISAPVWLYQIWAYLVPGLKRTEITYVLGFLLSAIPLFFAGCAAGWFVMPHIVELMAGFTPGDASNLYQAGYYYDFILKLVLAVGIAFVLPVFLVLLNFVGVLSARAIIKGWRIALLVIMLFCAIATPAADVISMFMLAVPMIVLYFAAYGVAFLRDRWRDKRAAAIDAEYRQ
- a CDS encoding DEAD/DEAH box helicase, which produces MTASASERYSFATNASASLRSFRATQRFDLDPFQLAACTALDADRSVLVAAPTGAGKTIVAEYAIHLAMREANAKVFYTAPMKALSNQKYTELVEQYGADSVGLLTGDTNVNPRARIVVMTTEVLRNMLYADSDLLGGLAFVVLDEVHYLADRFRGAVWEEVIIHLPQGIRLVALSATVSNAEEFGAWLQTVRGDTEVIVSEERPVPLEQHVLMRGRLLDLFASTSHDDTADVNPELVRLAQFGGRSPTNKQYRDVSRYNQRRSPRRIPRMNRDAMVELLDEHRLLPAIFFIFSRKGCDQAVEQILRSGLRLTDQEERAQIREFAEERCRTLPDEDLGVLGYWSWLEGLQRGIAAHHAGMLPVFKEVVEELFRRKLLKLVFATETLALGINMPARTVVLEKLEKFNGEARVRITPGEYTQLTGRAGRRGIDVEGHSVIQWHESLHPQDVASLASKRSYPLTSSFRPTYNMAVNLISQFGRARTREVLESSFAQFQADRAVLELARTVREQEASLAGYEEAMTCDRGDFREYAAMRRELTDLERKSAAVHGMSHAQREKRQRRIASLQKQLRAHPCHRCPDRENHARWAERWWKLRRKTDELNRRIAARTGAVAAVFDRVTDVLVSLDYLQTTDDGRLEPTDAGEVLARVYGERDLLVAECLRSGIWDNLDPAALATIVCCLMYEPRRDDAEYAEQYLPRGAFRRALRETRQIWADLDAVEEEHRLTRSEPPSTGLAPAMHMWARGASLDRVLIEADMAAGDFVRWCRQTIDLLDQISGVASPELAVKARSALESVRRGIVAYSTI
- the lnt gene encoding apolipoprotein N-acyltransferase, which encodes MPQPALLAPPVTRPVIPLVPALIVAAAAGPVYDAGFPDKNVWPLAFVGIGMLLVTFIGRRAGTSLLVGFVGGLSFYLTHIFWATLYLGPVPWLALSVVESLFFAAGALLITLAYRWMPRVWSSPAARLVGVPAVAAALWTAREAVANVWPYGGFAWGRAALSQSESPFAALASWLGLSGLSFVIVLIAAVLVQLLREPGAVRPWSFMLPAVLITAVLAVPMWPTQQVGTTTIAAVQGNGKAGYFDSREPGDLLKAQLTASAPVIGTPIDMMVWPENGTDLDPTRNSSAAVALSLLSQALGGAPIITGTITERHKLYYNTSLLWQNGGVADYYDKVHPVPFGEYVPDRSFWEPLAPDLIGLIQRDYQPGTRDSVMDVNGRIVGISICFDIVDDALVRDTIDRGAQIILAQTNNADFGRTDENEQQLANARLRAIETGRALVNISSVGQSQMIAPDGSTLQEIPAYRPGHMVQAMPLMRGTTPAVLLGGQIELFIALLGLGTLVAAGVFARRPRNR